Proteins encoded together in one Mycobacterium sp. MS1601 window:
- a CDS encoding serine hydrolase codes for MNSSLVRAGVAAAIVLLAAGCATASQPAATTTTPESATSTAQVPPPLVPAMPLPENAVDNAVAKLDGIIDELMSSSGIPGLAVAVVHGGETLYAKGFGVKDNRAGDSPENKVDPDTVFQLASLSKPVGATVVAHQVTTNAIGWDTRVVDKLPWFSLADPAVTGQLTVGDLYSHRSGLPDHAGDKLEDLGYDRRQVLEKLRELPLDPFRISYAYTNFGLTAGAEAVAASAGKSWEDLCDEVLYRPLGMTSTSSRFADYEARPDKALVHIAIDGGYQPLYQRNADAQAPAGGVSSSLNDMTRWLTMVLADGTYSASGKTTQIASPEALLPALSPQIVSSPPSEPAMRTGFYGYGFNVGTTSGARTQLSHSGAFETGAATNVLILPSADVGIIALSNSTPIGLVETISAEFADLVQFGEVREDWRTLYADAFAHMDAPVGDLVDQTPPPNPAPAPPVQQLAGTYNNPYWGSATVTEAGGTLGLTLGPKGEVWPLKHWDGNVFTFQFVSENSPPGSVSKATFDGDRLTLEYYDDEGMGTFLR; via the coding sequence GTGAACTCGAGCCTGGTTCGTGCCGGAGTTGCTGCTGCGATCGTGCTGCTGGCAGCAGGATGCGCGACGGCATCGCAGCCGGCCGCCACCACCACAACACCGGAGAGCGCCACCAGCACAGCGCAGGTGCCGCCACCGTTGGTGCCCGCCATGCCGCTGCCGGAGAACGCCGTCGACAACGCGGTGGCCAAGCTGGACGGCATCATCGATGAGCTGATGTCCTCCTCGGGGATACCAGGGCTGGCAGTGGCGGTGGTGCACGGCGGAGAAACGCTGTATGCCAAGGGTTTCGGAGTCAAGGACAATCGGGCCGGCGATTCTCCGGAGAACAAGGTGGACCCGGACACGGTGTTCCAACTGGCGTCGCTGTCCAAACCCGTGGGAGCCACCGTCGTCGCTCATCAGGTCACGACCAACGCAATCGGTTGGGACACCCGGGTCGTGGACAAGCTGCCGTGGTTTTCGCTGGCCGACCCGGCGGTGACCGGCCAACTGACCGTCGGTGATCTGTATTCGCACCGGTCCGGGCTGCCCGACCACGCCGGGGACAAGCTCGAGGACTTGGGTTACGACCGGCGTCAGGTGCTCGAGAAGCTGCGAGAACTGCCGCTGGATCCGTTCCGGATCTCCTACGCCTACACAAATTTCGGACTCACCGCGGGCGCCGAGGCGGTGGCCGCCAGTGCGGGCAAGAGTTGGGAGGATCTCTGCGACGAGGTGCTCTACCGGCCGTTGGGCATGACGTCGACCAGTTCCCGGTTCGCCGACTACGAGGCCAGGCCCGACAAGGCGCTGGTGCACATCGCGATCGACGGCGGCTACCAGCCGCTGTATCAGCGCAACGCCGACGCACAGGCTCCCGCGGGTGGTGTCAGTTCGTCGCTGAACGACATGACTCGCTGGCTGACGATGGTCCTGGCCGACGGCACCTACAGTGCGTCGGGGAAAACCACCCAGATCGCTTCCCCGGAAGCGCTGCTGCCTGCCTTGAGCCCGCAGATCGTCTCCAGCCCGCCCTCCGAACCTGCGATGCGGACGGGTTTCTACGGCTACGGATTCAATGTCGGCACCACCTCGGGGGCCCGTACGCAGCTCAGCCACTCCGGTGCCTTCGAGACCGGGGCGGCCACCAACGTCCTGATCCTCCCTTCTGCCGACGTCGGCATCATCGCCCTGTCGAACTCGACCCCGATCGGGCTGGTGGAAACGATCAGCGCTGAGTTCGCCGATCTCGTGCAGTTCGGTGAGGTCCGCGAAGACTGGCGCACTCTCTACGCCGATGCATTCGCCCACATGGATGCCCCGGTGGGCGACTTGGTGGATCAGACACCGCCACCGAACCCGGCACCAGCGCCGCCGGTGCAACAGTTGGCGGGTACCTACAACAACCCTTACTGGGGTTCGGCCACGGTCACCGAAGCCGGTGGCACCCTTGGCCTGACACTGGGGCCCAAGGGTGAGGTGTGGCCACTGAAGCATTGGGACGGAAACGTTTTCACGT
- a CDS encoding MBL fold metallo-hydrolase: MLRGAIRLVGGTATLVTGGWALRALHGTPSALGAGPAVIAATAQTSPNFRDGVFHNAEPSSTIKLSPQEQRMLVRDLLMSRATGHPGGEIPLVTPVSTAKAAALAVTWYGHSSAVLEVDGYRVLADPMWSQRCSPSRTIGPQRLHQVPAPLEALPAIDAVIISHDHYDHLDVDTIKALARSQRSTFFVPLGIGAHLREWHVPPERIVELDWGQAGELGELKLVCTPARHFSGRFLTRNTTLWSSWAVIGPKHRAFFGGDTGYTSGFTDVGAEYGPFDLTLMPVGAYHPGWPDIHMNPEEAVRAHRDLTDAGKGLFVPIHWATFRLAPHPWSEPVERMLVAARAENVTAAVPRPGERVGADLAATPDPELDPWWRF, encoded by the coding sequence ATGCTGAGAGGCGCGATCCGACTGGTCGGCGGGACCGCCACCTTGGTGACGGGCGGATGGGCGCTGCGGGCCTTGCACGGCACCCCGTCGGCGCTGGGCGCGGGACCCGCCGTGATCGCCGCCACGGCGCAGACGTCCCCGAACTTCCGCGACGGTGTATTCCACAACGCCGAGCCGTCGTCGACCATCAAACTCTCACCCCAGGAACAGCGCATGCTGGTCCGTGACCTGCTGATGAGTCGCGCAACCGGGCACCCCGGCGGGGAGATACCGTTGGTCACCCCGGTCTCCACCGCCAAGGCCGCGGCGCTGGCGGTCACCTGGTACGGGCATTCGTCGGCGGTCCTGGAAGTCGACGGTTACCGCGTCCTGGCCGACCCGATGTGGAGCCAGCGGTGCTCGCCGTCCCGGACCATCGGCCCGCAGCGCCTGCATCAGGTGCCGGCCCCACTGGAGGCGCTGCCCGCCATCGACGCGGTGATCATCAGCCACGACCACTACGACCACCTCGACGTCGACACCATCAAAGCGCTGGCTCGCAGTCAGCGGTCGACGTTCTTCGTTCCGCTCGGCATCGGCGCCCATCTGCGGGAATGGCATGTCCCGCCGGAGCGGATCGTGGAACTGGACTGGGGCCAGGCCGGTGAACTGGGTGAACTCAAACTGGTCTGCACCCCGGCGCGGCACTTTTCCGGACGGTTCCTCACCCGCAACACCACGCTGTGGTCGTCATGGGCCGTCATCGGGCCGAAGCACCGGGCGTTCTTCGGCGGGGATACCGGATACACCTCGGGCTTCACAGACGTCGGCGCCGAATACGGACCCTTCGACCTGACGTTGATGCCGGTCGGTGCGTACCACCCGGGTTGGCCTGACATCCACATGAACCCCGAAGAGGCGGTCCGCGCGCATCGCGACCTCACCGATGCAGGCAAAGGACTGTTCGTGCCGATCCACTGGGCCACCTTCCGGCTGGCGCCGCATCCGTGGTCCGAACCTGTCGAGCGGATGCTGGTGGCGGCGCGGGCGGAGAACGTCACCGCGGCGGTGCCGCGTCCCGGCGAACGGGTCGGCGCCGACCTGGCGGCCACGCCGGACCCTGAATTGGATCCGTGGTGGCGGTTCTGA
- a CDS encoding enoyl-CoA hydratase: MIGVTRVGNVTTIELQRPERRNALNSELVDRLRETVQREAAEDVRAIVLTGAGTVFCAGADLSGDVFAADFPDKAVALNKAIDQVPVPVIAAINGPAIGAGLQLAMICDLRVVAPDAYFWFPIAKYGLALDNWSVHRLVSLVGYGRARGMLLGAERLSAETALETGMANRLGTLEDAQAWAAEIAGLAPLSIRSSKRILNDDGAYLAEMPAHHKELFDAAWGSKDVIEAQVARMEKRPPNFQGA, from the coding sequence ATGATCGGTGTCACCCGCGTCGGCAACGTCACGACCATCGAGCTGCAGCGTCCGGAGCGACGCAACGCGCTGAACAGCGAACTCGTCGACCGCCTGCGCGAAACCGTCCAGCGCGAGGCCGCCGAAGACGTCCGCGCCATCGTGCTCACCGGCGCAGGCACGGTGTTCTGCGCGGGCGCCGACCTCTCGGGAGACGTCTTCGCCGCCGACTTCCCCGACAAGGCGGTGGCGCTGAACAAGGCCATCGACCAGGTGCCGGTGCCGGTGATCGCCGCCATCAACGGCCCGGCGATCGGCGCGGGCCTGCAGCTGGCCATGATCTGCGACCTCCGTGTGGTGGCCCCGGACGCCTATTTCTGGTTTCCCATCGCGAAATACGGCCTGGCGCTCGACAACTGGAGTGTGCACCGCCTCGTCAGCCTGGTGGGCTACGGGCGGGCTCGCGGCATGCTGCTCGGGGCGGAGCGGCTCAGCGCCGAGACTGCGCTCGAAACCGGGATGGCCAACCGGCTCGGCACGCTGGAAGACGCGCAGGCATGGGCTGCCGAGATCGCCGGTCTGGCGCCGTTGTCGATCCGGAGTTCCAAGCGGATCCTCAACGACGACGGCGCCTACCTGGCTGAGATGCCTGCGCACCACAAGGAGCTTTTCGACGCCGCCTGGGGCAGTAAGGACGTCATCGAAGCTCAGGTGGCTCGCATGGAGAAGCGGCCGCCGAACTTCCAGGGAGCGTAG
- the fgd gene encoding glucose-6-phosphate dehydrogenase (coenzyme-F420), translating to MMELKLGYKASAEQFAPRELVELAVLAESHGMDSATVSDHFQPWRHEGGHAPWSLAWMTAVGERTERLLLGTSVLTPTFRYNPAVVAQAFATMGCLYPGRVFLGVGTGEALNEIATGFTGEWPEFRERFARLRESVRLMRELWLGDRVDFEGEYYRSKGASIYDVPEGGVPIYIAAGGPQVAKYAGRAGDGFICTSGKGEELYRDKLIPAMREGAEAAGKDPDGVDRMIEIKISYDTDPEAALENTRFWAPLSLTAEQKHSIEDPIEMEKAADALPIEQVAKRWIVASDPDEAVEKVKDYLDWGLNHLVFHAPGHDQRRFLELFQRDLEPRLRKLA from the coding sequence CTGATGGAACTGAAATTGGGTTACAAGGCGTCGGCGGAGCAGTTTGCGCCGCGTGAGTTGGTGGAGTTGGCGGTGTTGGCTGAGTCGCATGGGATGGATAGTGCGACGGTCAGTGATCATTTCCAGCCGTGGCGTCATGAGGGTGGGCATGCGCCGTGGTCGTTGGCGTGGATGACGGCGGTGGGGGAGCGTACTGAGCGGTTGCTGTTGGGGACGTCGGTGTTGACGCCGACGTTTCGGTATAACCCGGCGGTGGTTGCGCAGGCGTTTGCCACGATGGGGTGTTTGTATCCGGGCCGGGTTTTCTTGGGTGTGGGTACGGGTGAGGCGCTCAATGAGATTGCGACGGGTTTTACCGGTGAGTGGCCGGAGTTCAGGGAGCGGTTTGCCCGGTTGCGGGAGTCGGTGCGGTTGATGCGGGAGTTGTGGTTGGGGGATCGGGTCGATTTTGAGGGTGAGTATTACAGGAGCAAGGGTGCCTCGATTTATGACGTGCCTGAGGGTGGTGTTCCGATTTACATTGCTGCGGGTGGGCCGCAGGTGGCCAAGTACGCCGGTCGTGCTGGTGATGGGTTTATCTGTACTTCGGGTAAGGGCGAGGAGTTGTATAGGGACAAGTTGATTCCGGCGATGCGTGAGGGTGCTGAGGCGGCGGGTAAGGATCCTGATGGTGTGGACCGGATGATCGAGATCAAGATTTCCTATGACACTGATCCTGAGGCAGCGTTGGAGAACACTCGTTTTTGGGCGCCGTTGTCGTTGACTGCTGAGCAGAAGCACTCGATTGAGGATCCGATCGAGATGGAGAAGGCTGCTGATGCGTTGCCGATTGAGCAGGTGGCCAAGCGTTGGATTGTGGCTTCGGATCCTGATGAGGCGGTCGAGAAGGTCAAGGATTATTTGGACTGGGGTTTGAATCATTTGGTGTTTCATGCCCCGGGTCATGATCAGCGCCGGTTCCTGGAGCTGTTCCAACGCGACCTGGAACCCCGCCTACGCAAGCTTGCTTGA
- a CDS encoding amidohydrolase family protein codes for MATLLVEDIGVLVQGDRNRTPLRDTSLVVEDGVITGIGTDHPAPDQVLSAGGLTVIPGLVDGHVHPTFGEWTPAQNAVGWFHNYLHGGSTSMVSAGELHIPGLDFTALTPELVLSIAITSKHTTGRMRPSGVKVNAGTILLVPGMTEEHFDRAAREGIDQLKFIFYDWNRLGDGEAQQYVTWAHERGMTVKMHSGGVSRSGSSRVAGRDVVLAVEPDIVGHISGGPIPAPDADILAIIEELPSARLEVCSSMNYRATKLVVEQLISRGQIERLTLGTDTPGGTGVIPRGMLRNICFLASVCGLDPVAAVAAGTGQTAAAHGLDTGVLELGRPADFLVLGPITGSTATDGLECFALGDLPGIASVVVDGVPLVETRSEQTPPPSRSVTWRGATVLASVAPTATPRSGCC; via the coding sequence ATGGCAACTCTGCTCGTGGAAGACATCGGTGTCCTGGTGCAGGGCGACCGGAACCGGACACCGCTGCGTGATACCAGCCTGGTGGTCGAGGACGGGGTGATCACCGGAATCGGGACCGATCACCCGGCGCCCGACCAGGTGCTCTCGGCCGGCGGCCTGACCGTCATCCCGGGCCTGGTGGATGGGCACGTCCACCCCACCTTCGGGGAGTGGACGCCGGCGCAGAACGCGGTCGGCTGGTTCCACAACTACCTTCACGGCGGGTCCACCTCGATGGTGTCTGCGGGCGAACTGCACATCCCGGGTCTCGACTTCACCGCGCTGACACCGGAATTGGTGCTCAGTATCGCCATCACGTCCAAGCACACCACGGGCCGGATGCGGCCCTCGGGCGTCAAGGTCAACGCGGGCACCATTCTGTTGGTACCCGGGATGACCGAGGAGCACTTCGACCGGGCCGCGCGCGAGGGCATCGACCAGCTGAAGTTCATCTTCTACGACTGGAACAGGTTGGGTGACGGTGAAGCCCAGCAGTATGTCACCTGGGCGCACGAGCGCGGGATGACGGTCAAGATGCACTCCGGCGGCGTCTCGCGCTCGGGGTCCAGCCGAGTGGCCGGTCGCGACGTCGTGCTGGCCGTCGAGCCCGATATCGTCGGCCACATCTCCGGTGGGCCCATCCCCGCGCCGGACGCCGATATCCTGGCGATCATCGAGGAGCTGCCGTCGGCCAGGCTCGAGGTGTGTAGTTCCATGAACTATCGCGCCACCAAACTGGTTGTCGAGCAGCTGATCTCGCGTGGACAGATCGAGCGTCTGACTCTGGGTACCGACACCCCAGGCGGCACCGGTGTGATCCCGCGCGGCATGCTGCGCAACATCTGCTTCCTCGCCTCGGTGTGTGGCCTGGATCCGGTGGCCGCAGTGGCTGCGGGAACCGGGCAGACCGCCGCGGCCCACGGTCTGGACACCGGTGTGCTCGAGCTCGGACGTCCCGCCGATTTCCTGGTGCTGGGTCCCATCACCGGCTCCACCGCCACAGATGGCCTGGAATGCTTTGCGCTGGGCGACCTTCCGGGTATCGCCTCGGTGGTGGTCGACGGCGTTCCGCTGGTCGAGACCCGCAGCGAGCAGACACCGCCGCCGTCGCGCAGTGTGACCTGGCGAGGCGCAACGGTACTCGCTTCCGTGGCCCCGACCGCCACACCACGAAGTGGCTGCTGCTGA
- the hglS gene encoding 2-oxoadipate dioxygenase/decarboxylase, whose protein sequence is MATVSSWELRARFARSLSQMYGNEVPAYLDLVEVAAEVNHEVLVRRGADAERLGSAGRVADERHGAIRVGTAREMRQVATIFGGFGMHPVGFYDLREAASAAVPVVSTAFRPIDPEELALNPFRVFTSMLVIDDRRFFTEELTNRLDEFLQARILFDDELLELAAAAQADGQLCDGDADRFVALATAAFELSDEPVDRLWYETLDAISSVAADIGGVSTTHINHLTPRVLDIDELYRRMEARGITMIDDIQGPPGWEGPDVLLRQTSFKALAEPRRFREADATVRTDSLRVRFGEVEARGVALTPAGRDLYDVMVAKTDARLAEEPGAVRQDIAREVWREFLPTTELELAVADLAYFTFTLAPESERAGPLEANLKTLLHRGWLVPHPIVYEDFLPRSAAGIFQSNLSSEGQKDASVAGTDRTIEWMSEILGRQVADPNELYAAQRQRSLDEVSRQLGLTSPLRATP, encoded by the coding sequence ATGGCCACCGTCAGCTCATGGGAACTGCGCGCACGGTTCGCGCGGTCACTGTCACAGATGTACGGCAACGAAGTTCCCGCCTATCTCGATCTGGTCGAGGTGGCAGCCGAGGTGAACCACGAGGTGCTGGTTCGTCGCGGCGCCGACGCCGAAAGACTGGGCAGCGCAGGACGAGTGGCCGACGAACGCCACGGCGCCATCCGTGTGGGCACCGCCAGGGAGATGCGCCAGGTGGCGACGATCTTCGGCGGTTTCGGGATGCACCCCGTCGGGTTCTACGACCTGCGAGAGGCAGCGTCGGCCGCAGTGCCCGTGGTGTCCACCGCTTTTCGGCCCATCGATCCCGAAGAGCTGGCGCTCAACCCATTCCGGGTCTTCACCTCCATGCTGGTGATCGACGATCGCAGGTTCTTCACCGAGGAACTGACCAACCGCCTCGACGAATTCCTCCAGGCCCGAATTCTTTTCGACGATGAACTGCTGGAACTGGCCGCTGCGGCACAGGCCGACGGCCAGCTCTGCGACGGCGACGCCGACCGTTTTGTGGCCCTGGCCACGGCGGCCTTCGAGCTGTCCGACGAGCCGGTGGACCGGTTGTGGTACGAGACGCTGGACGCCATCTCCTCGGTGGCCGCGGACATCGGCGGCGTGAGCACCACCCACATCAACCATCTGACCCCCCGGGTGCTGGACATCGACGAGCTCTACCGCCGGATGGAAGCCAGGGGCATCACCATGATCGACGACATCCAGGGCCCTCCCGGCTGGGAGGGACCCGATGTGCTGCTGCGCCAGACGTCGTTCAAGGCACTGGCCGAACCGCGCCGCTTCCGGGAGGCGGACGCAACGGTGCGCACCGACTCGCTGCGGGTGCGCTTCGGTGAGGTGGAAGCGCGCGGCGTGGCCCTGACGCCGGCCGGGCGCGACCTCTACGACGTGATGGTGGCCAAGACCGACGCCCGCTTGGCCGAGGAGCCGGGTGCGGTCCGTCAGGACATCGCGCGCGAGGTGTGGCGGGAGTTCCTGCCGACCACCGAACTCGAACTGGCTGTTGCCGATCTGGCCTACTTCACCTTCACCCTGGCTCCGGAGTCCGAGCGCGCCGGGCCACTGGAGGCGAACCTCAAGACCCTGCTGCACCGGGGCTGGCTGGTGCCACACCCCATCGTGTACGAGGACTTCTTGCCCCGATCGGCCGCCGGTATCTTTCAATCCAACTTGTCCTCCGAAGGGCAGAAGGACGCCTCGGTGGCCGGCACCGACCGCACCATCGAGTGGATGTCGGAAATCCTGGGCCGTCAGGTCGCCGATCCCAACGAATTGTATGCCGCACAACGGCAGCGCTCTCTTGATGAGGTGTCGCGGCAACTCGGACTCACGTCCCCACTGCGCGCCACACCCTAG
- a CDS encoding FUSC family protein — protein MAAVLAVALGAVFLVCDQLGQSSSGAGVALGFVLTAVPVIPERLSAAAEVLTLRSVAVVLGAVVVQLCDGRVPVLAACTVAAAMLGAVFPKLGATAALAVVLMDLHMGRMAEPAPLPVLVLYLIGAAVVWVSVVAVRKATPVESTRSPTRAGYTHVAAMGVSVAIATAVAALVPDDVVGSHWLVTSVVLSIQADPSATGVRLAQRLSGNLVGAVLAAVILATHPSAAALVIAIVVLFLLAMALRPVNYTWWAIAGPPVLLLTSEYPAVFPWYEGGVRLLMNVVGALVVVAVVFGVPRVWRAVGT, from the coding sequence ATGGCCGCGGTGCTGGCCGTCGCCCTGGGCGCGGTGTTCCTGGTGTGCGATCAGCTGGGGCAGTCGTCCAGCGGGGCCGGCGTGGCTCTGGGCTTTGTCTTGACGGCCGTGCCGGTGATTCCCGAAAGACTCTCTGCGGCAGCGGAAGTGTTGACGTTGCGCAGCGTTGCGGTGGTGCTGGGCGCCGTGGTGGTGCAGTTGTGTGACGGTCGGGTGCCGGTGTTGGCGGCCTGCACCGTGGCGGCGGCGATGCTCGGGGCGGTGTTCCCCAAGCTGGGTGCCACTGCCGCGCTGGCGGTGGTGCTGATGGACCTGCACATGGGGCGGATGGCCGAGCCCGCACCTCTGCCGGTGTTGGTGCTGTACCTCATCGGCGCGGCCGTGGTGTGGGTGTCCGTCGTGGCCGTGCGCAAGGCGACTCCGGTGGAGAGCACACGTTCGCCCACCAGGGCGGGCTACACCCACGTCGCGGCCATGGGCGTCTCCGTCGCAATCGCCACTGCCGTCGCGGCTCTGGTACCCGACGATGTGGTGGGTTCACACTGGCTGGTCACCAGCGTGGTGTTGTCCATCCAGGCCGATCCGTCGGCCACGGGTGTTCGCCTGGCGCAACGGTTGTCGGGCAATCTGGTGGGCGCCGTGCTGGCTGCGGTCATCCTCGCCACGCACCCGTCGGCGGCCGCACTGGTGATCGCCATCGTGGTGCTGTTCCTGTTGGCCATGGCGCTGCGCCCGGTGAACTACACCTGGTGGGCGATCGCCGGGCCGCCGGTGCTGTTGCTGACCAGCGAGTACCCCGCCGTCTTCCCGTGGTATGAGGGCGGGGTCCGACTGCTGATGAACGTTGTTGGTGCGTTGGTCGTCGTCGCCGTCGTTTTCGGAGTGCCTAGGGTGTGGCGCGCAGTGGGGACGTGA
- a CDS encoding (2Fe-2S)-binding protein has translation MTTVQISVRVNGKVFERSVPPRMMLADFLRDELGLTGTHLGCEHGVCGACSVFIDGRSARACLTLAAQVDGRSVTTVEGLDEFEEAPRLRECFAKQRGLQCGFCTPGFLVSALELIRDTDKQKPLTEEGVREALSGNICRCTGYQGIVDAVLEAAETSD, from the coding sequence ATGACAACCGTGCAGATCTCGGTGAGAGTGAATGGCAAGGTGTTCGAGCGTTCCGTGCCGCCGCGAATGATGCTGGCGGACTTTCTTCGCGACGAACTCGGCTTGACCGGAACACATCTCGGGTGTGAGCACGGGGTCTGTGGGGCCTGCTCGGTGTTCATCGACGGACGCAGTGCGCGCGCGTGCCTGACGTTGGCCGCGCAGGTGGACGGACGGAGCGTCACCACTGTCGAGGGCCTGGACGAGTTCGAGGAAGCGCCGCGACTGCGGGAGTGTTTTGCCAAGCAACGTGGGCTGCAGTGCGGGTTCTGCACCCCTGGGTTCCTGGTATCCGCGCTGGAATTGATCCGTGACACCGACAAGCAGAAGCCTCTGACCGAGGAAGGGGTACGAGAAGCTCTGTCGGGCAACATCTGCCGCTGCACCGGGTATCAGGGGATCGTGGACGCCGTGTTGGAAGCGGCCGAGACATCGGACTAG
- a CDS encoding FAD binding domain-containing protein: MKPAEFSYHRPETVAQALELLAGQPDAKMLAGGQSLLTLMNLRLARPGAVIDLGGLPELTRIFDDTDDLILGAMVTHRTVETDPLIAARTPLLADAAGYIGHVGIRNRGTIGGSIAHADPAAEMPLAALVLGATCHVESAARGRREVAAEDMFVSFYTNSLEPDEMITWISLPAIKPEQSWGFVEYAHQHGDYGMAGAGAVLTLDTAGRVAGLRAAVLNAADRPLLFTGAVGEQPSAALWEHLAAEWAAQTEPSTDDVAYSKRLCAVALEEAMTVASGRLTHEREMA; this comes from the coding sequence ATGAAACCGGCGGAGTTCTCTTATCATCGCCCCGAAACCGTGGCGCAGGCTCTGGAACTGCTTGCCGGGCAACCGGATGCGAAAATGCTGGCGGGTGGGCAGTCGCTGCTGACGCTGATGAATCTTCGCCTGGCCCGGCCGGGCGCAGTGATCGACCTCGGCGGCCTGCCCGAGCTCACCCGCATCTTCGACGACACCGATGACTTGATCCTCGGCGCCATGGTGACGCACCGGACGGTGGAGACCGATCCGCTGATCGCCGCGCGCACACCACTGTTGGCAGATGCCGCTGGTTACATCGGCCACGTCGGCATCCGCAACCGCGGCACTATCGGCGGCTCCATCGCGCACGCCGACCCGGCCGCCGAGATGCCGTTGGCTGCACTGGTGTTGGGCGCAACCTGTCACGTCGAGTCGGCGGCCCGAGGGCGCCGGGAGGTGGCCGCCGAGGACATGTTTGTGTCCTTCTACACCAACTCGCTCGAACCCGACGAGATGATCACGTGGATCTCACTGCCCGCGATCAAGCCGGAGCAGAGTTGGGGATTTGTCGAATATGCCCATCAGCACGGCGATTACGGCATGGCAGGCGCGGGTGCGGTGTTGACACTGGACACCGCCGGGAGAGTCGCGGGGCTGCGGGCCGCGGTGCTCAACGCCGCTGATCGGCCATTGTTGTTCACCGGAGCTGTCGGGGAGCAGCCGTCAGCTGCGCTCTGGGAACATCTGGCCGCCGAGTGGGCTGCGCAGACCGAACCGTCAACCGACGACGTGGCGTACTCGAAGCGGCTCTGTGCCGTGGCGTTGGAGGAGGCGATGACGGTGGCCTCGGGGAGATTGACGCACGAACGGGAGATGGCATGA